One Bdellovibrio bacteriovorus str. Tiberius DNA segment encodes these proteins:
- a CDS encoding O-antigen ligase family protein: protein MIRARDGRILFLIKALVALLFLSKISLGSFLLPVPYSFSFLIFQQGMHPFVNVFLCFLLGLPLGLMWLKVRDRHHLSGFYKLFVFALILTMTVQTLLQISFVNTEESPVMQVGALAVSLFMVVIYGMIIPSLWDVKDFMYFVQRWSGVLVLISLVLWLVAGGAVFKGGRFVGVFKHIPHMVTCATVAFVFSLGTLLEDRKMKHKVFSALVLAGSFFAIILTGTRSSAGAAVLAFIVTMVLHKTETNEGRIFKFASLSILLTFALFFGTQVYDFARGVATGQSSLGTREAQDGIASRWEEVERGSQIFLQQPWLGHGLLSKFASGNEVDVSNYNAMKDPHNIFVSAGVIGGWPLIVLAGISLILMLVGSFKALVSFDISKRQVAIYLLSHIPILVIYHIHLSLGGMADRLYWMVFGFIAASVSRTGK from the coding sequence ATGATCCGGGCCCGCGATGGTCGAATTCTATTTCTGATCAAAGCCCTGGTGGCCCTGTTGTTCCTTTCCAAGATCTCTTTGGGAAGCTTTTTGCTTCCCGTACCTTACAGCTTTTCATTTTTGATTTTTCAGCAGGGCATGCATCCCTTCGTGAATGTGTTCCTGTGCTTCCTGTTGGGCCTGCCACTGGGCCTGATGTGGTTGAAGGTGCGCGATCGGCATCATTTAAGTGGTTTCTATAAGCTCTTTGTCTTTGCCCTGATCCTGACCATGACGGTGCAGACCCTTTTACAAATCAGCTTTGTGAACACCGAGGAATCTCCGGTCATGCAAGTCGGAGCTTTGGCCGTGTCGCTGTTTATGGTGGTGATATACGGCATGATCATTCCCAGTCTGTGGGACGTAAAAGATTTCATGTACTTTGTGCAGCGCTGGTCGGGCGTGCTGGTGCTGATTTCACTGGTGCTGTGGTTAGTTGCCGGTGGAGCCGTCTTTAAGGGCGGTCGCTTTGTCGGCGTCTTTAAACACATTCCGCATATGGTGACCTGTGCGACTGTGGCCTTTGTGTTTTCATTGGGAACTTTGCTTGAAGACCGGAAAATGAAACATAAGGTTTTCAGCGCGCTGGTGTTGGCGGGAAGCTTCTTTGCCATCATTTTAACGGGAACCCGTTCGTCCGCCGGGGCGGCCGTGCTGGCTTTCATTGTCACGATGGTTTTGCATAAAACTGAAACCAATGAAGGGCGTATTTTCAAGTTCGCATCTTTGTCGATTCTGCTGACATTTGCGCTGTTCTTCGGAACCCAGGTGTATGATTTCGCCCGCGGGGTCGCCACGGGGCAAAGCTCTTTGGGCACGCGCGAGGCGCAGGACGGGATCGCGTCTCGCTGGGAAGAGGTCGAACGGGGCAGTCAGATCTTCCTGCAACAGCCTTGGTTGGGGCACGGACTTCTTTCGAAGTTTGCTTCCGGAAATGAAGTCGATGTTTCCAACTACAACGCCATGAAAGACCCGCACAATATCTTTGTCTCGGCCGGGGTGATCGGTGGCTGGCCGCTGATTGTGCTTGCTGGCATCTCGCTAATCCTGATGCTTGTCGGGTCTTTTAAAGCCCTTGTGAGCTTTGACATTTCCAAACGACAGGTCGCGATCTATTTACTGTCCCATATTCCTATTCTGGTTATTTATCACATACACTTGTCTCTAGGAGGCATGGCAGATCGTCTTTACTGGATGGTCTTTGGCTTTATTGCTGCGTCGGTCTCTCGAACAGGAAAATAA
- a CDS encoding SLBB domain-containing protein, with translation MNIQKSLRLFVAFIFGLACTPAVHAQELGLLSDIKPPAQASEYIFRSSPKESLISVQLLGAVYKPGIYYVPANTELLKLLTLAGGTTNGGDLSEVLVRKTEPKSWSDLNMKALSEYQGAYEVDAEKIIKYGGGKNLKLGQDDFVYVPPRTPWISSEASRGITIVSIVLGIVLTAVLIDKNTGDK, from the coding sequence ATGAATATCCAAAAGTCCCTGCGCCTGTTTGTGGCTTTCATCTTTGGGTTGGCTTGCACCCCGGCTGTTCATGCCCAAGAGTTGGGTTTGTTAAGCGACATCAAGCCGCCGGCACAAGCCTCTGAATACATCTTCCGTTCTTCCCCTAAAGAATCCCTGATCAGTGTTCAATTGCTGGGGGCGGTTTATAAACCAGGCATCTATTACGTTCCTGCAAATACCGAACTGTTGAAGCTTTTGACTTTGGCGGGGGGAACCACAAACGGGGGGGACCTTTCTGAGGTTCTGGTTCGTAAAACGGAACCGAAATCATGGTCCGATCTGAATATGAAAGCGCTGAGTGAATATCAAGGCGCCTATGAAGTGGATGCCGAAAAGATCATCAAATACGGCGGCGGCAAGAATCTGAAGCTGGGCCAGGATGACTTTGTCTATGTTCCACCGCGCACTCCCTGGATCAGCAGTGAAGCTTCCCGCGGCATCACGATTGTGTCCATCGTTTTGGGGATCGTGCTAACAGCAGTTCTGATCGATAAAAATACTGGGGATAAATAA
- a CDS encoding 3D domain-containing protein, translated as MSKKHIAIPSLLAALLALSACGQMKAGVHTFHANQGTNQLPSEVNKDSYGYYGYEEAMGTDEEEVIEVIAPKKSQAQKNANTTKTETVKEEATPAETPKTPAPKPQQPKEETPKVVTPKPETKPETKPEPKPVAKPVVPEKIAEEAPDNSEEEPEVPSIPKSEMVGPGVLKPTVYYFVIIDEDKKTLCPANTKRPLYGEGGKTLLKVCPKTAEACSLQGTCGVVQKGVTHTFNIIGNFQGQDRFFEIPHDGCRFGYGVRSSCLDPFYTLAADLTIYKPGEVIYIPAVVGLELPDGSKHSGYFVIRDRGHGIKGLGRFDFFTGHYSWNNSKNPFKKLGLGDVKTNIPYFRIKGEAAKQVQEYRSYPDLPRHAVTK; from the coding sequence ATGAGTAAGAAACATATTGCAATACCTAGTCTATTAGCTGCTTTGCTGGCGTTGTCGGCCTGTGGGCAGATGAAGGCTGGCGTTCATACATTCCACGCCAATCAAGGTACCAATCAGTTGCCGTCCGAAGTGAATAAGGACAGCTACGGCTATTATGGCTATGAAGAAGCCATGGGCACTGATGAAGAGGAAGTGATCGAAGTGATCGCTCCGAAGAAATCTCAAGCGCAAAAAAATGCGAATACCACCAAGACTGAAACGGTAAAGGAAGAAGCGACGCCTGCGGAAACGCCGAAGACGCCAGCTCCAAAACCGCAGCAACCAAAAGAGGAAACTCCAAAGGTTGTAACTCCGAAGCCGGAGACCAAACCCGAAACCAAGCCGGAACCAAAACCAGTAGCCAAGCCTGTGGTGCCGGAAAAAATTGCTGAAGAAGCACCAGATAACAGTGAAGAAGAACCCGAAGTTCCGTCCATTCCAAAAAGTGAAATGGTAGGCCCTGGTGTTTTGAAGCCGACTGTTTACTACTTTGTGATTATTGATGAAGACAAAAAGACTCTGTGCCCGGCCAACACCAAAAGACCGCTTTATGGTGAAGGCGGCAAAACATTGTTGAAGGTCTGCCCAAAAACTGCGGAAGCCTGCTCACTGCAGGGCACTTGCGGTGTTGTGCAAAAGGGTGTGACTCACACGTTTAATATTATCGGTAACTTCCAGGGTCAGGATCGTTTCTTTGAAATTCCTCATGACGGCTGCCGATTCGGTTACGGTGTGCGCAGTTCATGCCTTGATCCGTTCTATACATTGGCAGCGGATCTGACGATCTATAAGCCGGGTGAGGTTATTTACATTCCTGCGGTGGTGGGTTTGGAACTGCCTGATGGATCCAAGCACAGTGGTTACTTTGTGATCCGTGACCGTGGTCATGGCATCAAGGGTCTGGGCCGCTTTGACTTCTTCACGGGACACTACAGCTGGAACAACTCCAAAAACCCGTTCAAGAAACTGGGTCTGGGAGATGTTAAAACCAATATTCCTTATTTCCGAATTAAAGGTGAGGCTGCGAAGCAGGTTCAGGAATACAGATCGTATCCGGATCTTCCTCGCCATGCGGTCACTAAATAG
- a CDS encoding Hsp70 family protein produces the protein MSTDTFLSIDFGTSNSLVGAYHQGKRYEALPLDEKASDPTMMRTLLYFPNPDLCYYGSEAIEQYIQQDMEGRLFRSFKSHLPNQNYLGTVLDNRILTLETLIGVFLLELKKRAEKTLDTEVTKAVIGRPARYSMDSVADGFALHRMQKAAAFAGFKEVQFVPEPLAAAFDYRRQLTSEKIVLIGDFGGGTSDFTLIKLRPSGFSKDDVLAIDGCPLAGDALDSVFMSHKLNEYFGAKSRYRLPMGSNVMTMPKGVTLRLNHPAHIVHLKEKDTYEFIREVKKCSLTAKDAEAVERLFVLIEDQQIFPFFENIEKTKRALSNSNETDFDFDYPGLEISEHFTSPQFVEWAKDTRENIFASLDQCLKDGNVTADQVDLVCLTGGTAKVPFIQKEFEKRFGLQRLQTQSHFHSVLSGLTEAAGFVAQGTQIL, from the coding sequence ATGAGCACAGACACTTTTCTATCCATCGACTTCGGCACAAGTAATTCTCTGGTAGGAGCTTACCATCAAGGCAAGCGTTATGAGGCCCTGCCTTTGGATGAAAAAGCCTCGGATCCGACCATGATGCGGACCCTGCTCTATTTCCCCAACCCGGATCTTTGTTATTACGGTTCTGAAGCGATTGAGCAGTATATTCAGCAGGATATGGAAGGTCGCTTATTCCGTTCTTTCAAGTCTCACCTGCCCAATCAGAACTATCTGGGAACGGTTCTCGACAACCGCATCCTGACTTTGGAAACCCTGATCGGGGTCTTTCTGCTGGAGTTGAAAAAACGAGCTGAAAAAACTTTAGACACTGAGGTCACCAAGGCCGTGATCGGAAGACCGGCCAGATATTCCATGGACTCGGTGGCGGACGGCTTTGCCCTGCACCGAATGCAAAAAGCCGCGGCCTTCGCCGGCTTTAAAGAAGTGCAGTTTGTTCCGGAACCTTTGGCAGCCGCCTTTGACTATCGCCGCCAGCTGACTTCTGAAAAGATCGTTCTGATCGGTGACTTCGGCGGAGGGACCTCGGATTTCACGCTGATCAAACTGCGCCCTTCCGGGTTTTCGAAAGACGACGTGCTGGCCATTGATGGCTGCCCGCTGGCAGGCGATGCCCTGGATAGCGTGTTCATGAGTCACAAGCTGAACGAATACTTTGGCGCCAAGTCCCGCTATCGCCTGCCGATGGGAAGCAACGTGATGACCATGCCCAAAGGTGTGACCCTGCGCCTGAATCATCCCGCACACATCGTGCACTTGAAAGAAAAAGACACTTACGAATTTATTCGTGAAGTGAAGAAGTGCTCTTTGACTGCCAAGGATGCCGAAGCCGTGGAAAGATTGTTCGTGTTGATTGAAGACCAGCAGATCTTCCCGTTCTTTGAAAACATTGAAAAAACCAAACGCGCCCTTTCCAACAGCAATGAAACGGATTTCGACTTTGATTATCCGGGGCTGGAAATCAGCGAGCACTTCACCAGCCCGCAATTTGTCGAATGGGCCAAAGACACCCGCGAAAACATCTTTGCATCGCTGGATCAATGCCTGAAGGACGGAAACGTCACGGCTGACCAAGTCGATCTGGTGTGCCTGACCGGCGGAACTGCGAAAGTGCCCTTCATTCAGAAGGAATTTGAAAAGCGTTTCGGTTTGCAGCGTCTGCAAACGCAGTCCCACTTCCACTCGGTGCTTTCGGGCCTGACAGAGGCCGCGGGCTTTGTGGCACAAGGGACGCAGATTCTTTAG
- the ygiD gene encoding 4,5-DOPA dioxygenase extradiol translates to MPALFIGHGSPMNAIEDNQYGQRWFELGKEIGRPKAILCVSAHWLSAGTWVTQMEQPRTIHDFYGFPQALHDMQYPAPGNPELAAELRRLSKNPKIQADEKSWGLDHGTWSVLAKMYPEANIPVIQLSIDMSEPASFHFELGKTLHQLRKQGVLILGSGNIVHNLRRIDWNSPNKGSDWAVEFDEWVKARLEVRDFKSVTEDFGKTLAGQLSVPTPDHYLPLMYVLGAAGDKEEVKWELEGMDMGSLSMRALSFGRKI, encoded by the coding sequence ATGCCAGCCCTGTTCATCGGGCACGGCAGTCCCATGAACGCCATCGAAGACAATCAATACGGTCAGCGCTGGTTTGAGCTTGGAAAAGAAATCGGCAGACCCAAAGCGATTCTTTGTGTGTCCGCTCACTGGCTGAGCGCCGGGACCTGGGTCACACAAATGGAACAACCTCGCACCATTCATGACTTCTATGGCTTCCCGCAAGCACTACATGACATGCAGTACCCGGCTCCGGGAAATCCGGAACTGGCGGCAGAGCTTCGCCGTCTTTCCAAGAATCCAAAAATTCAGGCCGATGAAAAGTCCTGGGGCTTGGATCACGGCACGTGGTCGGTGCTGGCAAAGATGTATCCGGAAGCAAACATTCCTGTGATTCAGCTTTCCATCGACATGTCGGAACCGGCCTCCTTTCATTTTGAACTGGGCAAAACTCTGCATCAGTTGCGCAAACAAGGCGTTCTGATTCTGGGAAGCGGCAACATCGTTCACAACCTGCGACGCATCGACTGGAACTCTCCGAACAAGGGTTCGGACTGGGCGGTGGAATTTGACGAATGGGTGAAAGCCCGTCTGGAAGTGCGTGATTTTAAATCCGTCACCGAGGACTTTGGCAAAACCCTGGCTGGACAACTGAGTGTGCCGACTCCGGATCACTATCTGCCGCTGATGTATGTGCTGGGCGCTGCTGGCGACAAAGAAGAAGTAAAATGGGAACTGGAAGGCATGGATATGGGAAGTCTTTCCATGCGAGCGCTCAGCTTTGGCAGAAAGATCTAA
- a CDS encoding alpha/beta hydrolase, translating into MSLQYIYRPAKVKSQGKFPVLLLLHGVGANEQSLLSLTEGLDSRFAVYSLRAPLVLGAGSFAWFHVNFTAQGPLHNQQEAEQSRKILVDFIRTLPKENPEIDADNVFVLGFSQGTIMGLSLALTEPELFKGLVAISGRTLQEISAQAQKRTYPRSPKVLLMHGRQDSKLPYTHGLNTEAVLKAASFDFQFENYEADHHITPQMLQDLHQWLLKRI; encoded by the coding sequence ATGAGCCTGCAATACATCTATCGTCCGGCAAAAGTTAAATCCCAAGGCAAGTTCCCCGTGCTGTTATTGCTTCACGGGGTTGGCGCAAATGAGCAGTCATTGCTTTCACTGACGGAAGGATTGGATTCCCGCTTTGCAGTTTACAGTCTGCGTGCCCCCTTGGTTTTGGGTGCAGGAAGCTTTGCGTGGTTTCATGTGAATTTCACCGCCCAGGGGCCTTTGCACAATCAGCAAGAGGCCGAACAGTCGCGAAAAATTCTGGTGGATTTCATTCGTACTTTGCCAAAAGAAAATCCGGAGATCGACGCTGACAATGTTTTTGTTCTGGGATTCAGCCAGGGCACAATCATGGGACTTTCTTTGGCTTTGACGGAGCCTGAGCTGTTCAAGGGCCTTGTCGCGATTTCCGGGCGCACACTGCAGGAAATCTCGGCCCAAGCCCAAAAGCGCACCTATCCCCGTTCACCGAAAGTGCTGCTGATGCATGGACGTCAGGACAGCAAACTTCCCTATACTCATGGCCTGAACACCGAGGCCGTATTGAAGGCCGCCTCATTTGACTTTCAGTTTGAAAACTATGAAGCAGACCATCACATCACGCCGCAGATGCTTCAGGACCTGCACCAATGGCTTTTAAAACGCATCTGA
- a CDS encoding DUF3817 domain-containing protein produces the protein MIQAFRILGWLEGASFLILLLIAMPVKYMAGNPAMVKAMGPIHGFLFIGYILMANFIASELNWSMKQRLLSFAAAVLPAGTFWFERKYLDKKETV, from the coding sequence ATGATTCAAGCATTCCGTATTTTAGGTTGGCTCGAAGGGGCTTCCTTCCTGATTCTTCTTTTGATCGCTATGCCTGTGAAATACATGGCAGGCAATCCTGCGATGGTGAAAGCCATGGGTCCTATCCACGGTTTCCTATTCATCGGTTACATCCTGATGGCAAACTTCATTGCCAGCGAACTGAACTGGTCCATGAAACAAAGATTACTTTCCTTCGCAGCGGCCGTGCTTCCCGCAGGCACTTTCTGGTTTGAACGTAAATATCTCGATAAGAAAGAGACTGTTTAG